The Streptomyces sp. NBC_00224 genome has a window encoding:
- a CDS encoding AMP-binding protein, whose translation MNQTVEPTSNGPANIADLLHRAAAATPDAPAVCEGATVLRNYRRLAERARAIGAALVREYGLRPGDRVALAMRNTPYYPEILFGVWWAGLVATPMNARLHPKEFAQQIEDCAARLCVATDELAGSLREQGLGSAALTEAAELARTAPDEASGPPASVRPDDPAWLFYTSGTTGQPKGATLTHRNVMAATGSALADIGPGLDAALLHLAPLSHAGGLFGLAAVARSRPQVFPRGGPVDARSLGESLRAFGPAVFFAVPTMLRRLLDPALLPDELVGQVHHILYGGAPMYAEDLRQVIARFGPQRLWQGYGQGESPATITHLRPGDHRGDDAEALGRRLASVGRARTGVEVRVVDAAGRELPPGTNGEVIVRGATVMAGYWNNPEATARTLRDGWLHTGDLGRFDADGFLTLVDRAKDLIIAGGSNIYPREVEEALLRHPAVAETAVVGAPDPEWGELPAAFVVLAPGRTATADELDRHCLAHIARFKRPRDFRFMAALPKNSYGKVLKTELRALIAGSPDTEHGRG comes from the coding sequence GTGAACCAGACCGTGGAACCGACGTCCAATGGCCCGGCGAACATCGCGGACCTGCTGCACCGGGCGGCCGCCGCGACCCCGGACGCCCCCGCGGTGTGCGAGGGTGCGACCGTACTGCGCAACTATCGCCGGCTCGCCGAGCGTGCACGGGCGATCGGGGCCGCGCTGGTGCGCGAGTACGGTCTGCGTCCCGGCGACCGGGTCGCACTGGCGATGCGCAACACTCCGTACTATCCGGAGATCCTGTTCGGCGTCTGGTGGGCCGGGCTGGTGGCGACGCCCATGAACGCGCGCCTGCACCCCAAGGAGTTCGCCCAGCAGATCGAGGACTGCGCGGCCCGGCTGTGCGTCGCCACGGACGAGCTGGCCGGTTCACTGCGCGAACAGGGCCTGGGGAGCGCGGCGTTGACCGAGGCCGCCGAGCTGGCGCGTACGGCGCCGGATGAGGCGTCCGGGCCTCCGGCGTCCGTGCGCCCCGACGATCCGGCGTGGCTGTTCTACACGAGCGGTACCACCGGCCAGCCCAAGGGCGCGACGCTCACCCACCGCAATGTCATGGCGGCGACCGGGAGCGCGCTCGCCGACATCGGCCCGGGCCTGGACGCGGCTCTGCTTCACCTCGCGCCGCTGTCCCACGCGGGCGGCCTCTTCGGCCTGGCGGCCGTCGCCCGCTCCCGTCCCCAGGTGTTCCCGCGGGGCGGTCCGGTGGACGCGCGGAGCCTGGGCGAGTCGCTGCGCGCCTTCGGTCCCGCGGTGTTCTTCGCGGTGCCGACCATGCTGCGCCGACTGCTCGACCCCGCGTTGCTGCCGGACGAACTGGTCGGTCAGGTCCACCACATCCTCTACGGTGGCGCTCCGATGTACGCCGAGGACCTGCGGCAGGTCATCGCCCGCTTCGGGCCCCAGCGGCTGTGGCAAGGGTACGGCCAGGGCGAGTCCCCCGCCACGATCACCCATCTGCGGCCCGGGGACCACCGGGGAGACGACGCCGAGGCGCTCGGGCGCCGGCTGGCGAGCGTCGGCCGCGCGCGCACCGGCGTCGAGGTACGGGTGGTGGACGCGGCGGGGCGGGAGCTGCCGCCCGGGACCAACGGCGAGGTGATCGTCCGGGGCGCGACCGTGATGGCGGGCTACTGGAACAACCCGGAGGCCACCGCCCGTACGCTGCGCGACGGTTGGCTGCACACCGGCGACCTCGGACGGTTCGACGCGGACGGTTTCCTCACCCTCGTCGACCGCGCCAAGGACCTGATCATCGCCGGGGGCTCCAACATCTATCCGCGCGAGGTGGAGGAAGCCCTCCTGCGCCATCCCGCGGTCGCCGAAACCGCCGTGGTGGGGGCTCCCGACCCCGAATGGGGTGAACTGCCCGCCGCCTTCGTGGTCCTCGCCCCCGGACGTACGGCGACGGCCGACGAGCTCGACCGCCACTGTCTCGCGCACATCGCACGATTCAAGCGGCCGCGCGACTTCCGCTTCATGGCCGCGCTGCCCAAGAACTCCTACGGAAAGGTGCTCAAGACCGAACTCAGGGCACTGATCGCCGGATCCCCGGACACCGAACACGGAAGAGGCTGA
- a CDS encoding cyclase family protein yields the protein MSRIVDLTSPLDPHDLDLVPPDMPDLALVIAPKIDYHTHDAWGREFMVASFGCDPDDLPAREGPAGEVMHEISTHCGTHVDAPLHSGRLCEGRPSRTISDITLDELYRPGMVLDVRPWVRPGEAIPVEALEQAVKANGRDIQDGDAILIRTGQERYRLGEPQYFDYPGMSGAGTRYLTGRGATILGTDAIGWDRPIPRMRQAFQETGDAGHIWDGHYAIQDKEALIVQQLVNLGALPPTGFMVGFFPLKLTGTSASPTRAVAFLPE from the coding sequence ATGAGCCGCATCGTCGACCTGACCTCCCCCCTCGACCCCCACGACCTCGACCTCGTACCACCCGACATGCCCGATCTGGCGCTGGTGATCGCGCCCAAGATCGACTATCACACCCATGACGCCTGGGGCCGCGAGTTCATGGTCGCGTCCTTCGGCTGCGACCCCGACGACCTCCCGGCCCGTGAGGGACCGGCGGGCGAGGTCATGCACGAGATCAGCACGCACTGCGGTACGCACGTGGACGCGCCGCTGCACAGCGGGCGCCTGTGCGAGGGCCGCCCCTCCCGCACCATCAGCGACATCACACTCGACGAGCTGTACCGCCCGGGCATGGTGCTCGACGTGCGCCCCTGGGTCAGACCGGGCGAGGCCATCCCCGTCGAGGCGCTGGAGCAGGCTGTGAAGGCCAACGGCCGGGACATCCAGGACGGCGACGCGATCCTGATCCGTACCGGGCAGGAGCGCTACCGCCTGGGCGAGCCGCAGTACTTCGACTACCCCGGTATGTCGGGCGCCGGCACCCGCTATCTCACCGGCAGGGGAGCGACGATCCTGGGCACGGACGCGATCGGCTGGGACCGTCCGATCCCGAGGATGCGCCAGGCGTTCCAGGAGACAGGTGACGCCGGGCACATCTGGGACGGCCACTACGCGATCCAGGACAAGGAAGCGCTGATCGTCCAGCAGCTGGTGAACCTGGGCGCGCTCCCCCCGACCGGTTTCATGGTCGGCTTCTTCCCGCTCAAGCTCACCGGTACGAGTGCCTCACCCACCCGGGCCGTCGCCTTCCTCCCCGAGTAG
- a CDS encoding GNAT family N-acetyltransferase has product MFSLPLRDNAHLRPLEMWHAEEFAAHLDRAREHIRPWVGAGFVTDDVDGARATLRRYAERQAADGARLYGIWLDGTLVGGVMFTDFSAASGSCEVGCWLEPAAEGHGVVTQACRALLDWAFTTRGLHRAEWHCRSDNERSAAVAKRLGMTLEGVRREFWPYAGTRYDKQIWGVLASEWRAHRQ; this is encoded by the coding sequence ATGTTCTCCCTCCCCCTGCGGGACAACGCCCACCTCCGCCCGCTGGAGATGTGGCACGCCGAGGAGTTCGCCGCCCATCTGGACCGGGCCCGCGAGCACATCCGCCCCTGGGTCGGGGCCGGGTTCGTCACCGACGACGTCGACGGAGCGCGCGCCACACTGCGCCGCTACGCCGAGCGCCAGGCCGCGGACGGCGCCCGCCTCTACGGCATATGGCTCGACGGCACACTGGTCGGCGGCGTGATGTTCACCGACTTCAGCGCGGCCTCGGGCTCGTGCGAGGTCGGCTGCTGGCTGGAGCCGGCCGCCGAGGGCCACGGCGTCGTCACCCAGGCCTGCCGCGCCTTGCTGGACTGGGCGTTCACCACGCGCGGGCTGCACCGCGCCGAGTGGCACTGCCGGTCCGACAACGAGCGGAGCGCCGCGGTGGCCAAGCGACTCGGTATGACCCTGGAGGGTGTGCGGCGCGAGTTCTGGCCCTACGCGGGCACCCGCTACGACAAGCAGATCTGGGGGGTCCTGGCTTCCGAGTGGCGAGCCCATCGCCAGTGA
- a CDS encoding chaplin: MRICIRTAFAATTLAVVAAFAGAGVAVADAHAEGHASHSPGFLSGNVIQVPIHIPVNVCGNSINIIGLLNPAGGSKCTNK; this comes from the coding sequence ATGCGTATTTGTATCCGGACAGCTTTCGCCGCTACCACCCTGGCCGTGGTGGCAGCCTTCGCGGGCGCAGGCGTCGCCGTGGCCGACGCCCACGCCGAAGGGCATGCCAGCCATTCTCCCGGCTTCCTCTCGGGCAACGTGATCCAGGTGCCCATCCACATTCCGGTGAACGTCTGCGGCAACTCCATCAACATCATCGGTCTGCTCAACCCGGCCGGCGGTTCCAAGTGCACCAACAAGTGA
- a CDS encoding type I polyketide synthase — protein sequence MGEETPVRPAPIAIVGMACRVPGADGPDAFWQLLMDEVCSVDDVPTTRFGRPYEIPGARVRSGLLKDVDRFDAEHFGISPREAVGMDPQQRLFMETVWEALEDAGLDPARLAGTRTGVYVGTTNVHYWDLQQSVDFPDIHASLGAGSRSTTTGRVSFALGITGPGLSVDTACSSSLTAIALACQSLRAGESTLAIAGGSQLLLANTENHGFVDAGVFGTDCRFGDASADGFVFSEGVGVVLLKPLDRAVADGDPIRAVIRGWGMNNDGAGSDTMINPALSGQRQMLQLAYEHARIPVSDVDYIETHGTGTRAGDPVELGAIASVLGGRDKGRPLLVGSVKSNIGHTGSAAGVLGLIKTVLTLQHRTAPRSLHVTERTPAIDWDATGLDIPHRAAIPLEAEGRPLTAGVSGFGVSGTNVHLVLTEAETKTEAASDGAGIHTPTATETGTPHILPLSAASPVALRQRLQDMAHHLSPGGAGRGAALADICHTAATRRAHHDCRVSVVGDSHDALAERLRDALADDGARPYAGRPQVAFVFSGHGSQWIGMARELMDTSTAFSASLIRCDDVVRAETGWSVIDRLTDGSDLVGETVAIVHPVLWAVQVSLAETWRAWGVEPDVVIGHSMGESAAACVAGSLSLADAAAVVCRRARLIRDRVAGRGTMSVAALPAADAEQLIAELAVNVSVAASNGPRTTVLAGEIEGIEKIKAELDARDVFCRVMKAEAASHCAQMDPLLDELGAELREIAPRAGRIPMRSTVTGELEDGSGLDASYWTRNIRGRVHFHEAVLSTALAAETVFIEISPHPILSSAVQDSLDEAALPGTAVGSLIRDEPDRQTLLTHLGKVYESGARIDWNGLYSGGRLVPLPTYPWQRESYWVEDLEALPQSHAFPLDSPDSPFLADAPAHGPALLHGPAFAEAVRVAAVRSARTDALLLTDVTVKDALAVHSGSTPVLRVTLTPRETDGSWSFSVTGEQDGRESEHASGTATVAPGLAAAVHEPLARTLERCPQRLDGAAFYARMAGAKELYQVVDELWLGQGEVVGRLRRPATLAPHPDHPVHPALLAAAAQPALTLLPDMSYLTEHVGHVTVLGPQTDVMWSKCWISEVTPDGLLFLDMALLDEAENVVVEARRMRMRRQGGGTEAGVGGDVSAEDEIVSTEPEPVHEHGAVTGRSVDGGIELTGELRLTDPSSGFVVELRGSLRISQGAGGTASPSESVAAPARTSAPVARPAAAPTPAPAIAVSAAAVARPAANGVVEDAPAADRPVVDRVAAHVAAVLKMRVARLDVNKRFSQLGMDSLMATELRKRLEKELGVALPMTRLVRETTTASLARELEAEIAG from the coding sequence ATGGGTGAAGAAACCCCGGTGCGGCCCGCACCGATCGCGATCGTCGGAATGGCCTGCCGGGTTCCCGGCGCCGACGGTCCGGACGCTTTCTGGCAGCTCCTGATGGACGAGGTCTGCTCGGTCGACGACGTCCCGACGACCAGGTTCGGGCGGCCGTACGAGATTCCCGGAGCGCGCGTCCGGTCGGGGCTCCTGAAGGACGTGGACCGCTTCGACGCGGAGCACTTCGGGATCTCGCCGCGGGAAGCGGTGGGCATGGACCCGCAGCAGCGGCTCTTCATGGAGACCGTCTGGGAGGCCCTGGAGGACGCGGGCCTGGACCCCGCGCGGCTCGCGGGCACCCGCACCGGCGTCTACGTGGGCACGACCAACGTCCACTACTGGGACCTCCAGCAGAGCGTCGACTTCCCCGACATCCACGCCTCGCTCGGCGCCGGCTCCCGCTCCACCACGACCGGCCGGGTCTCCTTCGCCCTCGGCATCACCGGACCCGGGCTCTCCGTGGACACCGCCTGCTCCTCCTCGCTGACCGCCATCGCCCTCGCCTGCCAGAGCCTGCGGGCGGGCGAGTCCACGCTCGCCATCGCAGGCGGCTCGCAGCTGCTGCTGGCCAACACCGAGAACCACGGCTTCGTGGACGCGGGCGTGTTCGGGACCGACTGCCGCTTCGGCGACGCCTCCGCCGACGGCTTCGTCTTCAGCGAGGGCGTGGGCGTGGTCCTGCTCAAGCCGCTCGACCGTGCCGTCGCCGACGGCGATCCGATCCGCGCGGTCATCCGCGGCTGGGGGATGAACAACGACGGCGCGGGCAGCGACACGATGATCAACCCCGCGCTCAGCGGCCAGCGGCAGATGCTGCAACTCGCCTACGAGCACGCCCGGATCCCCGTGTCCGACGTCGACTACATCGAGACCCACGGCACCGGCACCCGCGCGGGCGACCCGGTCGAACTCGGCGCCATCGCCTCCGTCCTGGGCGGGCGCGACAAGGGCCGGCCGCTGCTCGTCGGCTCCGTGAAGAGCAACATCGGTCACACCGGCTCCGCGGCGGGTGTGCTCGGGCTGATCAAGACCGTACTGACCCTCCAGCACCGCACCGCCCCGCGCAGCCTCCACGTCACCGAGCGCACCCCGGCGATCGACTGGGACGCCACGGGCCTCGACATCCCGCACCGCGCGGCCATACCCCTCGAAGCGGAGGGGCGGCCGCTCACCGCCGGGGTGAGCGGATTCGGCGTCTCCGGCACGAACGTCCACCTCGTGCTCACCGAAGCCGAGACGAAAACCGAAGCCGCCTCCGACGGCGCCGGAATCCACACACCCACCGCCACGGAGACCGGCACCCCGCACATCCTCCCCCTCTCCGCCGCCTCACCCGTAGCCCTGCGGCAGCGGCTGCAGGACATGGCCCACCACCTCTCCCCCGGTGGAGCCGGGCGCGGCGCCGCGCTCGCGGACATCTGCCACACCGCCGCGACCCGCCGCGCGCACCACGACTGCCGCGTCTCCGTCGTCGGCGACAGCCACGACGCACTGGCCGAGCGGCTGCGCGACGCACTGGCCGACGACGGCGCCAGGCCCTACGCGGGCCGCCCGCAGGTCGCGTTCGTCTTCTCCGGCCACGGCTCCCAGTGGATCGGCATGGCCCGTGAACTCATGGACACCTCAACGGCGTTCAGCGCGTCACTGATCCGCTGCGACGACGTCGTACGCGCCGAGACCGGCTGGTCGGTCATCGACCGGCTCACCGACGGCAGCGACCTGGTGGGCGAGACCGTCGCCATCGTGCACCCGGTGCTCTGGGCGGTCCAGGTCTCACTCGCCGAGACGTGGCGGGCCTGGGGCGTCGAGCCGGACGTGGTCATCGGGCACAGCATGGGCGAATCGGCGGCCGCCTGCGTCGCGGGCTCCCTGAGCCTGGCCGACGCGGCGGCCGTGGTCTGCCGCCGCGCGCGGCTGATCCGCGACCGCGTCGCCGGTCGCGGCACCATGTCCGTGGCCGCGCTCCCCGCCGCCGACGCCGAACAGCTCATCGCCGAGCTTGCGGTCAACGTCTCGGTCGCCGCCAGCAACGGCCCGCGCACCACGGTGCTCGCAGGTGAGATCGAGGGCATCGAGAAGATCAAGGCCGAACTGGACGCCCGCGACGTGTTCTGCCGCGTCATGAAGGCCGAAGCCGCCTCGCACTGCGCCCAGATGGACCCGCTCCTCGATGAACTCGGCGCGGAATTACGTGAGATAGCACCCAGGGCCGGCCGCATACCGATGCGCTCCACCGTCACCGGAGAGCTGGAGGACGGGAGCGGGCTCGACGCCTCGTACTGGACCCGCAACATCCGCGGACGCGTCCACTTCCACGAGGCCGTGCTCAGCACCGCCCTCGCCGCCGAGACCGTGTTCATCGAGATCAGCCCGCACCCCATCCTGTCGAGCGCCGTGCAGGACTCCCTCGACGAGGCGGCCCTGCCCGGCACCGCCGTCGGCTCCCTCATCCGCGACGAACCGGACCGCCAGACCCTGCTGACCCACCTCGGCAAGGTGTACGAGAGCGGCGCCCGCATCGACTGGAACGGCCTCTACAGTGGCGGACGCCTCGTCCCCCTGCCGACGTACCCCTGGCAGCGCGAGAGCTACTGGGTGGAGGACCTGGAGGCCCTCCCCCAGTCCCATGCGTTCCCCCTGGACTCGCCGGACTCCCCCTTTCTCGCGGACGCCCCGGCGCACGGCCCCGCCCTGCTGCACGGCCCGGCGTTCGCCGAAGCCGTCCGGGTCGCGGCCGTCAGGAGCGCGCGCACCGACGCGCTGCTGCTCACGGACGTGACCGTCAAGGACGCCCTCGCGGTGCACTCCGGGTCCACCCCCGTGCTCCGCGTCACCCTCACCCCCAGGGAGACGGACGGCAGTTGGAGCTTCTCGGTCACCGGGGAGCAGGACGGCCGGGAGAGCGAGCACGCCTCCGGCACGGCGACCGTGGCGCCCGGCCTCGCGGCCGCCGTGCACGAGCCCCTCGCCCGCACGCTGGAGCGCTGCCCGCAGCGCCTGGACGGGGCGGCCTTCTACGCACGGATGGCCGGGGCCAAGGAGCTCTACCAGGTCGTGGACGAGCTCTGGCTCGGGCAGGGCGAGGTCGTAGGCCGGTTGCGCCGCCCCGCAACGCTGGCGCCGCACCCCGACCACCCGGTGCACCCGGCCCTGCTGGCCGCGGCCGCCCAGCCCGCCCTGACGCTGCTGCCGGACATGTCGTACCTCACCGAGCACGTCGGCCACGTCACCGTCCTCGGGCCCCAGACGGACGTGATGTGGAGCAAGTGCTGGATCTCGGAAGTCACCCCCGACGGGCTGCTCTTCCTGGACATGGCCCTCCTGGACGAGGCCGAGAACGTCGTGGTCGAGGCCAGGCGGATGCGGATGCGCAGGCAGGGCGGCGGTACGGAAGCCGGAGTCGGTGGTGATGTCAGCGCGGAGGACGAGATCGTGAGCACCGAGCCCGAGCCCGTCCACGAGCATGGCGCGGTCACCGGCCGGAGCGTGGACGGCGGTATCGAACTGACCGGCGAGCTGCGGCTGACCGACCCGTCCAGCGGCTTCGTCGTCGAGCTGCGCGGCAGCCTGCGGATCTCGCAGGGGGCCGGCGGTACGGCGAGTCCGTCGGAATCGGTCGCCGCCCCCGCCCGTACAAGCGCGCCCGTCGCGCGGCCCGCGGCCGCACCCACTCCCGCACCGGCCATCGCGGTGAGCGCCGCGGCTGTGGCGCGGCCCGCCGCGAACGGGGTGGTCGAGGACGCCCCGGCCGCCGACCGCCCGGTCGTCGACCGCGTGGCCGCGCACGTCGCCGCGGTGCTCAAGATGCGCGTCGCCAGGCTCGACGTGAACAAGCGCTTCAGCCAGCTCGGCATGGACTCGCTGATGGCGACCGAGCTGCGCAAGCGGTTGGAGAAGGAGCTGGGCGTCGCCCTGCCCATGACCCGGCTGGTGCGCGAGACCACGACCGCCTCCCTGGCCCGGGAGCTCGAAGCGGAGATCGCCGGTTGA
- a CDS encoding TetR/AcrR family transcriptional regulator, producing the protein MPRTKGDHEARRRDVSEAVWRVLAAQGFGGLTLRAVAAELGATTGLLTHYFPAKRDLVAHALELLDQRTAARPRRAGGTGLSGVRAALLGILPLTAEATATNRIWVSSWDAALADPALSGEYALKYGRSREKLCDLVAAAQELGELPPGDPARIAAGAQSFVLGLVVQALFAPEAFPPARQTELLDDYLAALVHPGLETRPASCSEQGCDR; encoded by the coding sequence ATGCCACGCACCAAGGGGGATCACGAAGCCCGTCGTCGAGACGTCTCCGAAGCGGTCTGGCGGGTGCTCGCCGCGCAGGGCTTCGGCGGACTGACCCTGCGCGCCGTCGCCGCCGAGCTGGGCGCGACCACCGGCCTGCTCACCCACTACTTCCCCGCCAAGCGCGACCTGGTCGCGCACGCCCTGGAACTGCTCGACCAGCGAACCGCCGCCCGCCCCAGGCGTGCCGGAGGCACGGGCCTGTCCGGCGTGCGGGCCGCCCTGCTCGGCATCCTGCCGCTGACCGCCGAGGCCACCGCCACCAACCGGATCTGGGTGTCCTCCTGGGACGCGGCCCTCGCCGACCCCGCTCTGAGCGGCGAGTACGCCCTCAAGTACGGGCGCAGCCGGGAAAAACTGTGCGACCTGGTCGCCGCGGCCCAGGAGCTCGGCGAACTGCCGCCAGGAGACCCGGCGCGCATCGCGGCCGGCGCCCAGTCGTTCGTACTCGGGCTGGTGGTCCAGGCCCTCTTCGCCCCCGAGGCGTTCCCGCCCGCCCGCCAGACCGAGCTCCTCGACGACTACCTGGCGGCGCTGGTCCACCCGGGGCTTGAGACTCGCCCCGCATCCTGCTCCGAGCAGGGCTGTGACCGGTAA
- the ccrA gene encoding crotonyl-CoA carboxylase/reductase, translating into MSKDLYDIGQMPPLGEVPARMHASVIRPDRYGPPEQGFAMEVVDVPRVGRGQVLVYVMAAGINYNNVWASLGYPYDVIAGRQKRGEPEDFHIGGSEGSGIVWAVGDGVTSVKVGDEVMLSGCTWDETAHDIRLGADPMTSVTQNAWGYETNYGSFAQYALVDDYQCHPKPANLSWEEAACFLLTGATAYRQLCGWAPHTVEPGDPVLIWGGAGGLGSMAIQITRIRGGVPIAVVSDEERGKHCLDLGAEGFINRNDFDHWGRLPDTTDDAAMAKWVKGARAFGTKFWDILGERRAPKIVLEHSGQNTIPTSMYVCDTAGMVVICGGTSGYNGDVDLRFLWMRQKRLQGSHFANIRQCRQVIELAASKKLDPCLSWTGDFEETGLAHQLMYENKHPSGNMAVRVNAVSG; encoded by the coding sequence TTGAGCAAGGACCTGTACGACATCGGCCAGATGCCCCCGTTGGGCGAGGTGCCCGCGCGTATGCACGCGTCGGTCATCCGCCCGGACCGCTACGGACCGCCGGAGCAGGGCTTCGCCATGGAGGTCGTGGACGTACCGCGCGTCGGGCGCGGCCAGGTCCTCGTCTATGTGATGGCGGCGGGCATCAACTACAACAACGTCTGGGCCTCCCTGGGCTACCCGTACGACGTCATCGCCGGGCGGCAGAAGCGCGGCGAGCCCGAGGACTTCCACATCGGCGGCTCCGAGGGGTCCGGCATCGTCTGGGCGGTGGGTGACGGCGTCACCTCCGTGAAGGTGGGCGACGAGGTGATGCTCTCGGGCTGCACCTGGGACGAGACCGCCCACGACATCCGCCTGGGCGCCGACCCGATGACCTCGGTCACCCAGAACGCCTGGGGCTATGAGACGAACTACGGCTCCTTCGCGCAGTACGCGCTCGTCGACGACTACCAGTGCCACCCCAAGCCGGCCAACCTCTCCTGGGAGGAGGCCGCCTGCTTCCTCCTGACGGGCGCGACCGCCTACCGGCAGCTGTGCGGCTGGGCCCCGCACACGGTGGAGCCCGGGGACCCGGTGCTCATCTGGGGCGGCGCGGGCGGCCTCGGCTCGATGGCGATCCAGATCACCCGCATCCGGGGCGGTGTCCCCATCGCCGTGGTCTCCGACGAGGAGCGCGGCAAGCACTGTCTCGACCTCGGCGCGGAAGGGTTCATCAACCGCAACGACTTCGACCACTGGGGTCGGCTGCCGGACACCACGGACGACGCGGCCATGGCCAAGTGGGTCAAGGGCGCCCGTGCCTTCGGCACCAAGTTCTGGGACATCCTCGGCGAGCGCCGGGCGCCGAAGATCGTGCTGGAGCACAGCGGCCAGAACACCATTCCCACCTCGATGTACGTGTGCGACACGGCGGGCATGGTGGTCATCTGCGGCGGCACCAGCGGCTACAACGGCGATGTGGATCTGCGCTTCCTGTGGATGCGCCAGAAGCGGCTCCAGGGCTCGCACTTCGCGAACATCCGGCAGTGCCGCCAGGTCATCGAGCTCGCCGCGAGCAAGAAGCTCGACCCGTGTCTTTCCTGGACCGGCGACTTCGAGGAGACCGGCCTCGCGCACCAGCTGATGTACGAGAACAAGCACCCGTCGGGCAACATGGCCGTCCGCGTGAACGCGGTGAGCGGCTGA
- a CDS encoding low temperature requirement protein A — translation MTDAGAADGTGAGSEEHRAGWFELFFDLVFVVTVSVLAHGLHGNPGPAEFGKFLVLFFPAWWAWVNLTVTVNLFGSASPRVQGMLLAAMPALGLMAAASPAGLEERAWAYALGAAWVRLALFLIWFGHARRPGSPLPLWRPLLYCLVPAALWAVSAALPGAWRFVVWGVAIALEVALLAIRAGLGTAPYERMSVEHLVERIGLFVVIVLGESVFTVVATFEEHFTAASGVTALFSFVVAAELAMIFFVWGTGNAERGLSRAQSGRATQVMRDTVMYLPFVLVCGITVIAAALGTAVAEPHHVLPAGAGWALCGGVLAFYSANAAISTRYGDGLRNVLRWYVPCLVLTPGMLLPAALLLPAWGAVACAAALVFLLAKLSKWHTRSRAATG, via the coding sequence ATGACAGACGCCGGGGCGGCCGACGGTACGGGTGCTGGGTCCGAGGAACACCGCGCGGGCTGGTTCGAGCTGTTCTTCGACCTGGTCTTCGTGGTGACGGTCAGCGTGCTCGCGCACGGGTTGCACGGAAATCCGGGCCCGGCCGAGTTCGGGAAGTTCCTGGTGCTGTTCTTCCCGGCCTGGTGGGCGTGGGTGAACCTGACGGTCACCGTCAACCTCTTCGGCTCGGCCTCGCCCCGTGTCCAGGGGATGCTGCTCGCCGCGATGCCCGCGCTCGGGCTGATGGCCGCGGCCTCCCCGGCGGGCCTGGAAGAGCGCGCCTGGGCGTATGCGCTCGGAGCGGCCTGGGTGCGGCTGGCGCTGTTCCTGATCTGGTTCGGCCACGCCCGCCGCCCGGGCAGCCCGCTGCCGCTGTGGCGGCCTCTCCTGTACTGCCTGGTGCCCGCCGCACTGTGGGCGGTCTCGGCCGCCCTGCCGGGGGCCTGGCGGTTCGTGGTGTGGGGTGTGGCGATCGCCCTGGAAGTGGCACTGCTCGCGATCCGGGCGGGGCTCGGCACCGCGCCCTACGAGCGGATGTCGGTGGAGCATCTGGTCGAGCGGATCGGCCTGTTCGTGGTGATCGTGCTCGGTGAGAGCGTCTTCACGGTGGTCGCCACCTTCGAGGAGCACTTCACCGCCGCCTCCGGGGTGACCGCGCTGTTCTCCTTCGTGGTCGCCGCCGAACTCGCCATGATCTTCTTCGTCTGGGGGACGGGCAACGCCGAGCGGGGCCTGAGCCGGGCCCAGTCGGGCCGGGCGACGCAGGTCATGCGGGACACCGTGATGTATCTGCCGTTCGTGCTGGTCTGCGGCATCACGGTGATCGCGGCGGCGCTCGGCACCGCGGTCGCCGAGCCCCACCACGTACTGCCCGCGGGCGCCGGATGGGCGCTGTGCGGCGGCGTCCTGGCCTTCTACAGCGCGAACGCGGCCATCTCGACGCGCTACGGCGACGGGCTGCGCAACGTACTGCGCTGGTACGTCCCCTGTCTGGTCCTCACCCCGGGCATGCTCCTGCCCGCCGCCCTGCTGCTGCCCGCGTGGGGTGCGGTGGCCTGCGCGGCCGCCCTGGTGTTCCTGCTGGCCAAACTGTCCAAGTGGCACACCCGGAGCCGGGCCGCGACAGGGTGA
- a CDS encoding VOC family protein, whose amino-acid sequence MSSAHTSARPFRFAAVTFDCLDPAELARFYGEALGLPIVYSTDDFVLLGQDGAAGLGFNRLADYRRPTWPDPAQEKQAHIQEKQAHIEVGVDDLDTAEAELLGLGAVKPEGQPQPDRWRVLLDPAGHPFCITTLV is encoded by the coding sequence ATGAGTTCCGCACACACCTCCGCGCGGCCGTTCCGCTTCGCCGCCGTCACCTTCGACTGCCTCGACCCCGCCGAGCTGGCCCGATTCTACGGCGAGGCGCTCGGTCTGCCCATCGTCTACTCGACCGACGACTTCGTCCTGCTCGGCCAGGACGGCGCAGCCGGTCTGGGGTTCAACCGGCTGGCCGACTACCGCCGTCCCACCTGGCCGGACCCCGCCCAGGAGAAGCAGGCCCACATACAGGAGAAGCAGGCTCACATAGAAGTGGGCGTCGACGACCTGGACACGGCCGAGGCCGAGCTGCTCGGCCTCGGTGCCGTCAAGCCCGAAGGGCAGCCGCAACCCGACCGCTGGCGGGTCCTGCTGGACCCCGCGGGCCACCCGTTCTGCATCACCACGCTGGTCTGA